GGGAGCGGGTGGCCACGCAGTTTCCCTACGACCGCCGGGAGCGCCGCCCCCCTTCCAACGAACTCAACGCCTTGATCTCGTTTGGCAACAGTCTTTGTTACACCACGGTTCTGCGGCAGATTTACCGCACCGCCCTGGACCCCACCATTGCCTATCTGCACGAGCCGGGCGAGCGGCGGTTCTCCCTGGCACTGGATCTGTCGGAAGTGTTCAAGCCGCTATTGGTGGACCGGGCCATCTTCCGTTTGCTCAAAAACGGGGAGATCACTCCTCGGCACTTCGAGCGCCGCCTAGGGGGCTGTTACCTGACCGAAGCGGGGCGCAAGGTGTTTGTGGCTCATTGGGACGAGCGTCTGCGCAAAACGGTGCAGCACCGGGGGCTGGACAAGAAGGTGTCC
The Catalinimonas alkaloidigena DNA segment above includes these coding regions:
- the cas1 gene encoding CRISPR-associated endonuclease Cas1, translating into NIGRVIKYYVPRLSGAAQTAAELALEMMEREGKALLQCTDIPTLMSVEGRVRDRYYQLWPHFLGERVATQFPYDRRERRPPSNELNALISFGNSLCYTTVLRQIYRTALDPTIAYLHEPGERRFSLALDLSEVFKPLLVDRAIFRLLKNGEITPRHFERRLGGCYLTEAGRKVFVAHWDERLRKTVQHRGLDKKVSYERLVRLECYKLVRHLCDPKGDAYQGFHMWW